From the Micromonospora sediminicola genome, one window contains:
- the fbaA gene encoding class II fructose-bisphosphate aldolase, whose amino-acid sequence MPIASPEAYAEMLDRAKAGRYAYPAINVTSSQTLNAALKGFADAESDGIIQVSTGGAEYLSGPSIKDMVTGASAFAAYAHEVAKKYPVNIALHTDHCPKDKLDKFVRPLMAISQERVKNGQEPLFQSHMWDGSAVPVAENLEIAEQLLAEAAKGKIVLEIEVGVVGGEEDGVENAINDKLYTTVEDGLAMVEALGLGEKGRYMAALTFGNVHGVYKPGNVKLRPEVLKQIQDAVGAKYGKEKPLSLVFHGGSGSLLSEIREALDYGVVKMNIDTDTQYTFSRPVADHMFRNYDGVLKVDGEVGNKKMYDPRVWGKAAEAGMAARVVEACEHLRSTGTTMK is encoded by the coding sequence ATGCCCATCGCTTCCCCCGAGGCTTACGCGGAGATGCTGGACCGGGCCAAGGCCGGCCGGTACGCGTACCCCGCGATCAACGTGACCTCCTCGCAGACGCTGAACGCGGCGCTCAAGGGCTTCGCCGACGCGGAGAGCGACGGCATCATCCAGGTCTCCACCGGCGGCGCGGAATACCTGTCCGGCCCGTCGATCAAGGACATGGTGACCGGCGCGAGCGCGTTCGCCGCGTACGCGCACGAGGTGGCCAAGAAGTACCCGGTGAACATCGCGCTGCACACCGACCACTGCCCGAAGGACAAGCTGGACAAGTTCGTCCGGCCGTTGATGGCGATCTCCCAGGAGCGCGTCAAGAACGGCCAGGAACCGCTGTTCCAGTCGCACATGTGGGACGGCTCGGCCGTGCCGGTGGCGGAGAACCTGGAGATCGCCGAGCAGCTCCTCGCCGAGGCCGCCAAGGGCAAGATCGTCCTGGAGATCGAGGTCGGCGTCGTCGGTGGCGAGGAGGACGGCGTCGAGAACGCCATCAACGACAAGCTCTACACCACCGTCGAGGACGGCCTGGCCATGGTCGAGGCGCTGGGCCTGGGGGAGAAGGGCCGCTACATGGCGGCGCTGACCTTCGGCAACGTGCACGGCGTCTACAAGCCGGGCAACGTGAAGCTCCGCCCCGAGGTGCTCAAGCAGATCCAGGACGCGGTCGGTGCCAAGTACGGCAAGGAGAAGCCGCTCAGCCTGGTCTTCCACGGCGGTTCCGGCTCGCTGCTGTCGGAGATCCGGGAGGCGCTGGACTACGGCGTGGTGAAGATGAACATCGACACCGACACCCAGTACACGTTCTCCCGCCCGGTCGCGGACCACATGTTCCGCAACTACGACGGCGTGCTGAAGGTCGACGGCGAGGTCGGCAACAAGAAGATGTACGACCCGCGCGTCTGGGGCAAGGCCGCCGAGGCCGGCATGGCCGCCCGCGTGGTGGAGGCCTGCGAGCACCTGCGCTCCACCGGCACCACCATGAAGTGA
- a CDS encoding LCP family protein has protein sequence MIEDELRAAFARHEELAPPTGPVRAAIDHAVVRRRRRRRRVRLAGTALAVTATALVGFTVVAPRPPAPAPPAAAPTSTPTGAMNVLLLGVDQAGPDRRADSILLVHVPADRSRIYLVSIPRDLLVPMPDGGTTGKINATFSRAAASGDLAAGYRATRQAVTRLTGVRVDAGAVLTYAATRELTDEVGGVPVCLPAPVRSVHTDRRFPAGCQRLDGTRAVDLLRQRYGLREGGLDRDRNATRYAAGLLRQVRERGTLTDPARLGRLVGEIGPGLTVDTGGRSLPLLLSVVARAAAAEPVALGLPIRYEDWTDRGFEQPDPTLAPGFLDALRTDRVAGWTAAHPDHVTPLRQR, from the coding sequence ATGATCGAGGACGAGCTGCGGGCCGCGTTCGCCCGCCACGAGGAGCTGGCCCCGCCGACCGGCCCGGTCCGCGCCGCCATCGACCACGCGGTGGTGCGTCGTCGCCGTCGTCGCCGCCGGGTGCGCCTCGCCGGCACCGCGCTGGCGGTCACCGCGACGGCGCTGGTCGGGTTCACCGTGGTCGCGCCCCGGCCGCCGGCGCCCGCCCCGCCGGCCGCCGCGCCGACGTCCACCCCCACGGGGGCGATGAACGTGCTGCTGCTCGGCGTCGACCAGGCAGGCCCGGACCGGCGGGCCGACTCGATCCTGCTGGTGCACGTGCCGGCCGACCGGAGCCGGATCTACCTCGTCTCCATCCCGCGCGACCTGCTGGTGCCCATGCCGGACGGCGGCACCACCGGCAAGATCAATGCGACCTTCTCCCGGGCCGCCGCGTCGGGGGACCTGGCCGCCGGCTACCGGGCCACCCGCCAGGCGGTCACCCGGCTGACCGGGGTACGCGTCGACGCCGGCGCGGTACTGACCTACGCCGCGACCCGCGAGCTGACCGACGAGGTCGGCGGCGTGCCGGTCTGCCTGCCGGCACCGGTGCGCTCGGTGCACACCGACCGCCGGTTCCCGGCCGGCTGCCAGCGGCTCGACGGCACCCGGGCGGTGGACCTGCTCCGCCAGCGGTACGGCCTGCGCGAGGGCGGGCTGGACCGGGACCGCAACGCCACCCGGTACGCGGCCGGCCTGCTGCGGCAGGTGCGGGAGCGGGGGACGCTGACCGACCCGGCGCGGCTCGGCCGGTTGGTCGGTGAGATCGGCCCGGGGCTGACCGTCGACACCGGTGGGAGGTCCCTGCCGCTGCTGCTGTCGGTGGTCGCGCGGGCCGCCGCCGCCGAGCCGGTCGCGCTCGGCCTGCCGATCCGCTACGAGGACTGGACGGACCGCGGCTTCGAACAGCCGGACCCGACGCTCGCCCCCGGCTTCCTGGACGCGCTACGCACGGACCGGGTGGCCGGCTGGACCGCCGCCCACCCGGACCACGTCACGCCCCTGCGTCAGCGGTAG
- a CDS encoding DedA family protein, which produces MISENVALNPLDPKDLIHTFGMIGVWAILFAETGLLVGFFFPGDSLLFLAGVAASPVADAIFGDGTRLSLAGLMIGGPLCAIAGAQLGHWLGARYGRRMFDKPNSRLFKREYVEKAEYYFQKFGPAKAVVLARFIPIVRTFLNPVAGVLGMPARQFFVWNVVGAILWVDGILLIGYLLARQIYDAIGDKIDRYILPVVALIIVISVLPIFFEFLRDRKARKRGEAVAVIAAATAAGAVEAARDAVDGDDHPHGHGGQHRR; this is translated from the coding sequence ATGATCTCCGAGAACGTGGCGCTGAACCCGCTCGACCCGAAGGACCTCATCCACACCTTCGGGATGATCGGCGTCTGGGCGATCCTGTTCGCCGAGACCGGCCTGCTGGTCGGGTTCTTCTTCCCGGGCGACTCGCTGCTCTTCCTGGCCGGGGTGGCCGCCTCCCCGGTGGCCGACGCCATCTTCGGCGACGGCACCCGGCTCTCGCTGGCCGGGCTGATGATCGGCGGCCCGCTCTGCGCGATCGCCGGCGCCCAGCTCGGGCACTGGCTCGGCGCGCGCTACGGCCGGCGCATGTTCGACAAGCCCAACTCCCGCCTCTTCAAGCGGGAGTACGTGGAGAAGGCGGAGTACTACTTCCAGAAGTTCGGCCCGGCCAAGGCCGTGGTGCTGGCCCGCTTCATCCCGATCGTGCGGACGTTCCTCAACCCGGTGGCCGGCGTGCTCGGGATGCCGGCCCGGCAGTTCTTCGTGTGGAACGTGGTCGGCGCGATCCTCTGGGTGGACGGCATCCTGCTGATCGGCTACCTGCTGGCCCGCCAGATCTACGACGCCATCGGCGACAAGATCGACCGGTACATCCTGCCGGTGGTCGCGCTGATCATCGTGATCTCGGTGCTGCCGATCTTCTTCGAGTTCCTCCGCGACCGGAAGGCGCGCAAGCGGGGCGAGGCGGTGGCGGTGATCGCGGCGGCGACCGCGGCCGGCGCGGTGGAGGCCGCCCGGGACGCCGTCGACGGCGACGACCACCCGCACGGGCACGGCGGGCAGCACCGCCGCTGA
- a CDS encoding polynucleotide kinase-phosphatase produces the protein MTVLDIPELALVALVGVSGSGKSTFARRHFAASQVLSSDTFRGLVADDENDQSASGDAFDALHHVAGIRLRRGRLTVVDATNLQPHARAGLIRVAREHDVLPVAIVLDVPEAVAWERTEARADRTHGRQVLTRMRRDLRQSYGRLAREGFRKVHVLRGVEEIDAAEIRFERLFNDRRELTGPFDVIGDVHGCRAELETLLSRLGYVLRHDDAGRPVDAAHPSGRTAVFVGDLVDRGPDSPGVLRLVMGMVAAGHAICVPGNHEQKLLRKLRGRDVRLTHGLAETMEQLAAETPEFVAEAETFIDGLVSHYVLDGGRLVVAHAGLKEAYHGRASGRVRSFALYGETTGETDEYGLPVRYPWARDYRGSAMVVYGHTPTPEPEWINNTICLDTGCVFGGKLTALRYPEKELVAVPAVQEWYAPARPLVPPTPARPDTVLDLADVTGRRHLTHAYGSLTVPAENAAAALEVMSRYAVDPGRLVWLPPTMAPCSTSTVEGFLEHPAEAFADYRAAGVDRVVCEEKHMGSRAVVLVEREPGRFGGGAVHTRTGRPFFGPPLDDELLARVRAAVTTAGLWAELDTDWLLLDAELLPWSAKAGGLIREQYAGVGAAGRAALPAVLATLDAAAGRGLPVAELHARTAERAAEVTAYSAAYRAYVGRTDGLRGVTLAPFAVLAGAGTSYADRDHGWHLALADRLCAADPEFFTPTRRRVVELADEAAVAAATDWWLALTGSGGEGMVVKPYAGPAARSPKGSLLQPGIKCRGREYLRIIYGPGYTGAGQLAALRRRSLGRKRGLALREHGLGLAALDALAEDAPLWRRHELVFAILACESEPVDPRL, from the coding sequence ATGACCGTCCTGGACATTCCCGAACTCGCCCTGGTGGCGCTGGTCGGCGTCTCCGGCTCCGGCAAGTCCACGTTCGCCCGCCGGCACTTCGCGGCCAGCCAGGTGCTCTCCTCGGACACCTTCCGTGGCCTGGTGGCGGACGACGAGAACGACCAGTCCGCGTCCGGCGACGCGTTCGACGCGCTGCACCACGTGGCCGGGATCCGGCTGCGGCGGGGCCGCCTGACCGTCGTCGACGCGACCAACCTCCAGCCGCACGCCCGGGCCGGGCTGATCCGGGTGGCCCGGGAGCACGACGTGCTGCCGGTGGCGATCGTGCTGGACGTGCCGGAGGCGGTGGCCTGGGAGCGCACCGAGGCCCGCGCCGACCGGACGCACGGCCGGCAGGTGCTCACCCGGATGCGCCGCGACCTGCGGCAGTCGTACGGGCGGCTGGCCCGCGAGGGCTTCCGCAAGGTGCACGTGCTGCGCGGGGTGGAGGAGATCGACGCCGCGGAGATCCGCTTCGAGCGGCTGTTCAACGACCGGCGGGAGCTGACCGGCCCGTTCGACGTGATCGGGGACGTGCACGGCTGCCGCGCCGAGCTGGAGACGCTGCTGTCCCGGCTCGGCTACGTGCTGCGGCACGACGACGCGGGCCGCCCGGTGGACGCGGCGCACCCGTCGGGACGTACCGCGGTGTTCGTGGGTGACCTGGTCGACCGCGGCCCGGACTCGCCCGGTGTGCTCCGCCTGGTCATGGGCATGGTGGCGGCCGGCCACGCGATCTGCGTGCCGGGCAACCACGAGCAGAAGCTGCTGCGCAAGCTGCGCGGCCGGGACGTCCGGCTCACCCACGGCCTGGCCGAGACGATGGAGCAGCTCGCCGCCGAGACGCCGGAGTTCGTCGCCGAGGCGGAGACGTTCATCGACGGTCTGGTCAGCCACTACGTGCTGGACGGCGGGCGGCTCGTGGTGGCGCACGCCGGCCTGAAGGAGGCCTACCACGGCCGGGCGTCCGGCCGGGTGCGGTCGTTCGCGCTCTACGGCGAGACCACCGGCGAGACCGACGAGTACGGCCTGCCGGTGCGCTACCCGTGGGCCCGCGACTACCGGGGCTCGGCCATGGTCGTGTACGGGCACACCCCGACGCCCGAGCCGGAGTGGATCAACAACACCATCTGCCTGGACACCGGCTGCGTGTTCGGCGGCAAGCTGACCGCGCTGCGTTACCCGGAGAAGGAGCTGGTCGCGGTCCCGGCGGTGCAGGAGTGGTACGCGCCGGCCCGCCCGCTGGTGCCGCCCACGCCGGCCCGCCCGGACACCGTGCTCGACCTGGCCGACGTGACCGGGCGGCGGCACCTCACCCACGCGTACGGGTCGCTGACCGTGCCGGCGGAGAACGCGGCCGCCGCGCTGGAGGTGATGAGCCGGTACGCGGTCGACCCGGGTCGGCTGGTCTGGTTGCCGCCGACCATGGCGCCCTGCTCGACGTCCACCGTCGAGGGGTTCCTGGAGCACCCGGCGGAGGCGTTCGCCGACTACCGCGCGGCCGGCGTCGACCGGGTGGTCTGCGAGGAGAAGCACATGGGCTCCCGGGCCGTGGTGCTGGTGGAACGGGAGCCGGGCCGGTTCGGCGGCGGCGCCGTGCACACCCGTACCGGTCGGCCGTTCTTCGGTCCGCCGCTCGACGACGAGCTGCTGGCCCGGGTGCGCGCGGCGGTCACCACCGCCGGCCTCTGGGCCGAGCTGGACACCGACTGGCTGCTGCTCGACGCGGAGCTGCTGCCCTGGTCGGCGAAGGCGGGCGGGCTGATCCGCGAGCAGTACGCCGGGGTCGGCGCGGCCGGCCGGGCGGCGCTGCCGGCGGTGCTCGCCACGCTGGACGCCGCCGCGGGCCGCGGCCTGCCGGTGGCGGAGCTGCACGCCCGGACCGCCGAGCGGGCGGCCGAGGTGACCGCCTACTCGGCGGCGTACCGGGCGTACGTGGGTCGCACCGACGGGCTGCGCGGGGTGACGCTCGCGCCGTTCGCCGTGCTGGCCGGCGCGGGCACGAGCTACGCGGACCGGGACCACGGGTGGCACCTGGCGCTGGCCGACCGGCTCTGTGCGGCCGACCCGGAGTTCTTCACCCCGACGCGTCGGCGGGTGGTGGAGCTGGCCGACGAGGCGGCGGTGGCGGCCGCGACGGACTGGTGGCTGGCGCTGACCGGGTCCGGCGGCGAGGGCATGGTGGTCAAGCCGTACGCGGGCCCGGCCGCCCGTTCGCCGAAGGGCTCGCTGCTCCAGCCGGGGATCAAGTGCCGCGGCCGGGAGTACCTGCGGATCATCTACGGCCCCGGGTACACCGGGGCGGGTCAGCTCGCCGCGTTGCGGCGGCGCTCGCTGGGCCGTAAGCGCGGGTTGGCGTTGCGCGAGCACGGTCTGGGCCTGGCCGCCCTGGACGCGCTGGCCGAGGACGCCCCGCTCTGGCGCCGCCACGAGCTGGTCTTCGCGATCCTCGCCTGCGAGTCCGAACCGGTGGACCCGCGCCTGTAG
- a CDS encoding LPXTG cell wall anchor domain-containing protein, with protein sequence MLSNSTRRWLAGLGVAGAFVAASATPAVAGGSQIKLGLYFSDTTIATNSDGKIERSRLFSSAPTVLHDVAIRYDFSDLAGKVTVGDDDPYCSNPSEYVLLCTDPFEIDVDEWGSNGIFEVELKATAKAKDGDAGTLKVTMTAAGYEPVSHDAKIRIGEGVDLAAGQEIETSAAPGKAFTAPVTVGNAGETTAKGAVAIFYNDYGLNAARHFNNCTYVGDELRTCTFDEELPAGRTFSASMPYVLGADTYAPSSKYGEIIWMTPAEFEDFQKDVDFYQETIGEPGTDGKLALVPAAKVTSQGFQADRQPENNGTILTVNATGKNGTDLEALGTSVTGKAGATVKATFGLRNNGPATLDYNRAGSSVTYLSFDVPQGTTAVAVPENCITRNGDQWGEPGEPGQRNYFCYFGSVLKAGDSAMLDFSLRIDKVIANATGPVKVNVTCQCDGGFTRDLKPANDTAKVVVNAAPGGDGGQGGGDGGTLPITGSSTGLIAGIGALLLAAGFGGYVVARRRKTRFVA encoded by the coding sequence ATGCTCAGCAACTCCACCCGGCGCTGGCTCGCCGGGTTGGGCGTCGCAGGCGCGTTCGTCGCCGCCTCCGCCACCCCCGCCGTCGCCGGCGGATCCCAGATCAAGCTGGGCCTCTACTTCAGCGACACCACGATCGCCACCAACAGCGACGGCAAGATCGAGCGGAGCAGGCTCTTCAGCTCCGCTCCGACCGTGCTGCACGACGTCGCCATCCGCTACGACTTCTCCGATCTGGCCGGCAAGGTGACCGTCGGCGACGACGACCCCTACTGCAGCAACCCGTCGGAGTACGTGCTGCTCTGCACCGACCCGTTCGAGATCGACGTCGACGAGTGGGGCTCGAACGGCATCTTCGAGGTGGAGCTCAAGGCCACCGCCAAGGCGAAGGACGGCGATGCCGGCACGCTGAAGGTGACCATGACCGCCGCCGGCTACGAGCCGGTTTCGCACGACGCGAAGATCCGGATCGGCGAGGGCGTCGACCTGGCCGCCGGCCAGGAGATCGAGACGTCGGCCGCGCCGGGTAAGGCCTTCACTGCTCCGGTCACGGTCGGCAACGCGGGCGAGACCACCGCCAAGGGCGCCGTCGCCATCTTCTACAACGACTACGGCCTGAACGCGGCCAGGCACTTCAACAACTGCACCTACGTGGGTGACGAGCTGCGCACCTGCACGTTCGACGAGGAGCTGCCGGCGGGACGCACGTTCAGCGCGTCGATGCCGTACGTCCTCGGCGCGGACACCTACGCCCCGAGCTCCAAGTACGGCGAGATCATCTGGATGACCCCGGCCGAGTTCGAGGACTTCCAGAAGGACGTGGACTTCTACCAGGAGACCATCGGCGAGCCCGGCACCGACGGCAAGCTGGCGCTCGTCCCGGCCGCCAAGGTGACCTCTCAGGGCTTCCAGGCCGACCGGCAGCCGGAGAACAACGGCACGATCCTGACGGTCAACGCGACCGGCAAGAACGGCACCGACCTTGAGGCGCTCGGCACCTCGGTGACCGGCAAGGCCGGCGCCACGGTGAAGGCGACCTTCGGGCTGCGTAACAACGGCCCGGCGACTCTCGACTACAACCGGGCGGGCAGCTCCGTCACCTACCTGAGCTTCGACGTGCCGCAGGGCACGACGGCGGTCGCCGTGCCGGAGAACTGCATCACCAGGAACGGCGACCAGTGGGGCGAGCCGGGCGAGCCGGGCCAGCGCAACTACTTCTGCTACTTCGGCAGCGTGCTGAAGGCCGGCGACTCGGCGATGCTGGACTTCTCGCTCCGGATCGACAAGGTGATCGCCAACGCGACCGGGCCGGTGAAGGTCAATGTCACGTGCCAGTGCGACGGCGGCTTCACCCGTGACCTGAAGCCGGCCAACGACACCGCCAAGGTCGTCGTGAACGCCGCTCCGGGTGGCGACGGTGGCCAGGGCGGCGGTGACGGCGGCACGCTGCCGATCACCGGTTCCTCCACCGGCCTGATCGCCGGCATCGGCGCGCTGCTGCTCGCCGCCGGCTTCGGCGGCTACGTGGTGGCCCGCCGCCGCAAGACCCGCTTCGTCGCCTGA
- a CDS encoding ArsR/SmtB family transcription factor, whose amino-acid sequence MEYVGTALAEMTMPQISPLAGEPIERADAERLAGVLKALADPARLRLLSLIQSAPEGEACVCDLTAPLGLSQPTVSHHLRILTEAGLLEREKRGVWAYYRLVPTAIATIADLLTPPRKRATKKAR is encoded by the coding sequence ATGGAATACGTGGGAACTGCGTTGGCTGAAATGACCATGCCTCAGATCTCGCCGCTTGCCGGCGAGCCGATCGAACGCGCCGACGCCGAGCGGCTGGCGGGGGTCCTCAAGGCCCTTGCCGACCCCGCCCGGCTCCGGCTGCTCAGCCTGATCCAGTCGGCTCCCGAGGGGGAGGCGTGCGTGTGTGACCTCACCGCGCCGCTCGGCCTCTCGCAGCCGACGGTCAGCCACCACCTGCGCATCCTCACCGAGGCCGGCTTGCTGGAGCGGGAGAAGCGTGGGGTCTGGGCGTACTACCGGCTGGTGCCGACCGCGATCGCCACGATCGCGGATCTGCTCACCCCGCCGCGGAAGCGGGCCACCAAGAAGGCTCGCTGA
- a CDS encoding 3' terminal RNA ribose 2'-O-methyltransferase Hen1 encodes MLLTLTTTHRPATDLGHLLVKHPDRVQSFDLPAGAAHVFYPEADEARCTAALLVEVDPLKLGAGRGRRQATAPEGFTLGQYVNDRPYAASSLLSSALAKVFRSALRGESRDRAELAATAIPLTVRVPVLRCRGGADLAVRVFAPLGWTVTATPIPLDETYPEWGDSRYVDLTLTGTLRLADALNHLYVLLPVLDDAKHYWVAPDEVDKLLRAGSGWLADHPERGLITRRYLAHRRALAGTALARLAELRLADEPDADDSIDPTADDAGDPRRVPLAAQRREAVLAALRDSGASRVVDLGCGGGALLTALVADRRFTEVVGVDVSDRALGLAARRLRLDRLPERQRDRIHLRQSALTYRDDRLRGYDAAVLMEVVEHLDPPRLPALEDAVFGHARPGTVVVTTPNVEYNVRYEGLAPGRFRHADHRFEWTRAEFAAWVRRVAAAHGYTATVAGVGDADPELGAPTQIAVLTRDDRKEETTR; translated from the coding sequence GTGCTGCTGACCCTCACCACGACCCACCGTCCCGCGACCGACCTCGGCCACCTCCTCGTGAAGCACCCGGACCGCGTGCAGAGCTTCGACCTGCCCGCCGGCGCCGCGCACGTGTTCTACCCCGAGGCGGACGAGGCGCGGTGCACAGCGGCGCTGCTGGTCGAGGTCGACCCGCTGAAGCTGGGCGCCGGTCGGGGCCGCCGGCAGGCGACCGCGCCGGAGGGCTTCACCCTCGGGCAGTACGTCAACGACCGCCCGTACGCGGCGTCCAGCCTGCTCTCCTCCGCGCTGGCGAAGGTCTTCCGCTCGGCGCTGCGCGGCGAGTCGCGGGACCGCGCGGAGCTGGCCGCCACCGCGATCCCGTTGACCGTACGGGTGCCGGTGCTGCGCTGCCGGGGCGGCGCGGACCTGGCGGTACGGGTGTTCGCCCCGCTCGGCTGGACCGTAACGGCCACGCCGATCCCGCTCGACGAGACGTACCCGGAATGGGGTGACAGCCGGTACGTCGACCTGACGCTGACCGGCACGCTGCGGCTCGCCGACGCCCTCAACCACCTGTACGTGCTGCTGCCCGTGCTGGACGACGCCAAGCACTACTGGGTCGCGCCGGACGAGGTGGACAAGCTGCTGCGGGCCGGCTCCGGCTGGCTGGCGGACCACCCGGAGCGGGGCCTGATCACCCGGCGTTACCTGGCGCACCGGCGGGCTCTGGCCGGTACGGCACTGGCCCGCCTGGCCGAGCTGCGCCTGGCCGACGAGCCCGACGCCGACGACAGCATCGACCCGACCGCCGACGACGCCGGGGACCCGCGACGGGTCCCACTGGCCGCACAGCGGCGGGAGGCGGTGCTCGCCGCGCTGCGGGACAGCGGCGCGAGTCGGGTCGTGGACCTGGGTTGCGGTGGTGGCGCGCTGCTCACCGCGCTGGTCGCCGACCGGCGGTTCACCGAGGTGGTCGGCGTCGACGTCTCCGACCGGGCGCTCGGCCTGGCCGCCCGCCGGTTGCGGCTGGACCGGCTGCCCGAGCGGCAGCGGGACCGGATCCACCTGCGACAGTCCGCGCTGACCTACCGGGACGACCGGCTGCGCGGCTACGACGCGGCGGTGCTGATGGAGGTGGTGGAGCACCTCGACCCGCCGCGACTGCCGGCGCTGGAGGACGCGGTGTTCGGTCACGCCCGACCGGGCACCGTGGTGGTGACCACCCCGAACGTCGAGTACAACGTCCGCTACGAGGGGTTGGCGCCGGGTCGGTTCCGGCACGCCGACCACCGGTTCGAGTGGACCAGGGCGGAGTTCGCCGCCTGGGTGCGGCGGGTGGCCGCGGCCCACGGCTACACGGCCACCGTCGCCGGGGTGGGCGACGCCGACCCGGAGCTGGGCGCGCCCACCCAGATAGCAGTGCTGACCCGTGACGACCGGAAGGAGGAGACGACCCGATGA
- the pyrE gene encoding orotate phosphoribosyltransferase, with product MGDHDDLRKFITDLAVVHGRVVLSSGREADWYVDLRRVTLHHRAAPLIGRVMCDLTADWSYDAVGGLTLGADPVAGAMLHASAGTDRPLDAFVVRKAGKAHGLQRRIEGPDVAGRRVLAVEDTSTTGGSVLTAVEALREAGADVVGVAVIVDRGAGDAVRAAGLPYRAAYTLADLGLVA from the coding sequence ATGGGGGACCACGACGACCTGCGTAAATTCATCACTGACCTGGCCGTGGTCCACGGTCGGGTGGTGCTCTCATCGGGCCGTGAGGCGGACTGGTACGTCGATCTGCGTCGCGTCACGCTCCATCACCGGGCCGCCCCGCTGATCGGCCGGGTGATGTGCGACCTCACCGCCGACTGGTCGTACGACGCGGTCGGTGGACTGACCCTGGGGGCCGATCCGGTGGCGGGCGCGATGCTGCACGCCTCGGCCGGCACCGACCGCCCGTTGGACGCGTTCGTGGTCCGTAAGGCGGGTAAGGCGCACGGTCTCCAGCGCCGGATCGAGGGGCCGGACGTCGCGGGTCGCCGGGTCCTGGCGGTGGAGGACACCTCCACCACGGGTGGCAGCGTGTTGACGGCGGTCGAGGCGTTGCGTGAGGCCGGGGCCGACGTGGTGGGCGTGGCGGTTATTGTTGATCGAGGCGCCGGCGACGCGGTGCGAGCCGCCGGATTGCCGTATCGGGCGGCCTATACGTTGGCTGACCTCGGCCTTGTGGCGTAA
- a CDS encoding phage holin family protein — MGFLIRLAITAIALWVTTLIVPGVEVTGRNGGTTVFTLIVVALVFGVVNAVLKPLIKVFGCVFYLLTLGLFALVVNALLFLLTDWIAGLLKLPFHVDGFWAAFWGAIVVAVVSWLISVVVPDRLEER, encoded by the coding sequence GTGGGCTTCCTGATCCGACTGGCGATCACCGCGATCGCGTTGTGGGTCACCACGCTGATCGTGCCCGGGGTGGAGGTGACCGGCCGCAACGGTGGCACCACCGTGTTCACCCTGATCGTGGTGGCGCTCGTCTTCGGCGTGGTCAACGCCGTGCTCAAGCCGCTCATCAAGGTGTTCGGCTGCGTGTTCTACCTGCTCACGCTCGGTCTGTTCGCGCTCGTGGTGAACGCCCTCTTGTTCCTGCTCACCGACTGGATCGCCGGCCTGTTGAAGCTGCCCTTCCACGTGGACGGCTTCTGGGCCGCCTTCTGGGGGGCCATCGTGGTCGCCGTGGTGAGCTGGCTGATCAGCGTCGTCGTGCCGGACCGCCTGGAGGAGCGGTGA
- a CDS encoding SigE family RNA polymerase sigma factor yields the protein MTYEEFADARLGALLRYAVMLTGEPHQAQDLVQETMVRVQLNWRRVARSDVPERYVRRMLTNQFVDWRRGSWARRVLLRGEPDESVPAPADHAQSAVDRDQVWTWLAGLPRRQRAALVLRYYEDLPDAEIAEVLGCAVGTVRSSISRALATLRAEHVEVCS from the coding sequence GTGACGTACGAGGAGTTCGCCGACGCGCGGCTGGGCGCCCTGCTGCGGTACGCGGTCATGCTGACCGGTGAGCCGCACCAGGCCCAGGACCTGGTGCAGGAGACCATGGTCCGGGTCCAGCTGAACTGGCGTCGGGTGGCGCGCAGCGACGTGCCGGAACGGTACGTGCGCCGGATGCTGACCAACCAGTTCGTCGACTGGCGGCGCGGCTCGTGGGCCCGTCGGGTGCTGCTGCGCGGCGAGCCGGACGAGTCGGTGCCGGCCCCGGCGGACCATGCGCAGTCCGCGGTGGACCGGGACCAGGTCTGGACCTGGCTGGCCGGGCTGCCGCGCCGGCAGCGCGCGGCGCTGGTGCTGCGCTACTACGAGGACCTGCCCGACGCGGAGATCGCCGAGGTGCTCGGCTGCGCGGTCGGCACCGTCCGATCCAGCATCTCGCGCGCCCTGGCCACCCTCCGAGCCGAACACGTGGAGGTCTGCTCATGA